Genomic window (Bacillus marinisedimentorum):
TTCCCACATAGCCCTGCTTCAGGTCAGGGTGCTTGGACAAATACTGTTTCATTATTTCCACTGCCGGTTGATTCAATGTCGAGCGGTTCCGTCCATATTTCTCCGGAATGCCCTGTTTTGTTATATAGACAGCTTTATAGGTTTTATCAGGATTTAGTTTTTCGTTCCCGATAAAGAGCTGTTCGACTCTCAAGCCATGAGGGTTTTCAAGCTTTACATAAGCTTTATAGCCAAGGCCGCGCTTCATGTAGCCGTTTGACTGTCTATAAGGGTCACGTGAGTATGTCGTTTCGATGGCTTCTTCGAGCATGAGCAGGATTTCAGCGCCGGACAGTTCGGCAGTCATGACGGCAGGGTTCATCGGTACGATATTATATAGGTCATTTACCGTGACTTCACCAGGAGGGATGGGCGCTCCATATCGCCAGCCGTGCGAGAATGCAAGATCGGCACCGCTGTAATCAAGCAGGGCGTTCATTAGGAAATTATCGGTTGTTGATTCAATATTCATTCCGCGGAAAAGGAGAGAGAAGGTAGTCCCTGCCTTTTCGGATAGTTTGCCACGGTACGGTTCAAGAGCATTTTCTACTTGCTTTTTTACTTCAGGGTCTTCCGGGATATCTGGCGTTATTTCGATTAATTCGTGATGGTGGCTGATGACCCGGCCATTGGAAACTTTAAGATCAAGCCGGCCCAGAAAAGATCCGTGTGCCCCTGATTGAATGACAAGCGTGTTTCCAAATTGCACAGGCTCATACAGCCTGTTGTGGGTATGGCCGCTGAGGATTACGTCGATTCCCCTTACTTCCTTCAGGAGTTCCATATCCTGGGCAAACCCCTGGTGGGATAGCAGAATGACGATATCTGCGTTCTCTTCCTGTTTTACCTTATGAATGAGATAAGGAAGTTCTTTTTCGGCCTCTTTAAAATATACGCCTTTAGCGAAATGCTTCGGCATCTGACTCCCGACGTACGGGCAGGCTAGCCCGATGACGGCAGCTTTCACACTGCCGGTTTCCTTTATGATATACGGCTTGAAGTAATATTCATTCGTGCCGGCATCAAAAACATTACAGGCAAGTACCGGGTAGTTCAGTGACTGCTGCAGTGTTTTTAGCCGGTCTGGCGTATAAGCAAAATCCCAGTGCCCGGTCATGCCGTCAAGCCCGAGAACATTCAATATCGGAATCATTGCTTCCCCTTTTGATTCAACGGGCAGGAAGGTTCCGTGAAACGTATCTCCGCTGTCAAAAAAAAGGGCCTGTCCGTCCGTTTCATCCTTGATTTTTTTCACTGTTGATGCCATTCTTGCAAACCCTCCTGCTGTTCGGGTGACAGGGCCATTTTCTTCAAAGAATACTTCGGCATGCGGTTCCAGGTAGCCGTGGGTGTCGTTCATTTGAATGAGGGTGATATTTTGTGAGCCGGCCAAGTTACTCGTCCTCCTTACATAACGTTCTTTCTATTTTCATACCCGTAACTGTAAAGCGATATACCCGGAAGGCTATCATCGTGCCTGCGCATTTCGGAAAATAAAGCTTGCCGAAAAGAAAAGGGGTGATTATAATGGTTTCTATTGCGGCCTGTTTTCAAGCAGGCTGCGGGGCGGGAGAGGGAAATAAATAGAGGAAGAAAAAGAGTGCGCAACACGTTCGAACAACATTTTAAGCTGAAAGAAGAAGAAACGACTTTCGGGAAGGAAGTCCTGGCCGGATTTGTCGCGTTCTTCACTGTCGTTTATATTATCGCTGTCAATTCAGCAATCCTTTCAGAAGCTGGGATACCGATTGAAGCAGCGGTGTTGGCTACGATTTTCACATCAGCGGCCGGCTCCATCCTGATAGGATTGTGGGCTAACGCGCCTATGGTCCTTGTCCCAGGCATGGGGGTCAACGCCATGTTTTCTTATACGATTGTTCAGGCAATGGGGCTGACATGGCAGCAAGGCCTCGCGGTTGTCTTCATTTCGGGGCTGTTTTATACGGTTATTGCGTTCACACCGCTTACCGGCATCCTATCAAGGGCTATTCCGGACTCACTGAAGGACTCGATTACGGTAGGGCTCGGTCTTTTCCTCGCATTGATCGGTCTTGAAAAAGGCGGGATTGTCCAAAAAGGGGAGCATTCGATTCTGGCACTCGGTGACATCGGGGAACCGGCTGTCCTCCTGTCCATTGTGACACTGTTAATCGCTGCCGCTCTGTTTGCCTGGAATGTGCCGGCCAACTTTTTAATCAGTATTGTGATCGGCACCGCTCTTTCCGTGTTTACGGGTGTGACTGATATGCACGGGACGGGAGGTCCGGCTCCAAAACAATCAGGTTTTGGCGAAGTGTTCATGAGTATGGATTTCGGGAACAGCTTTTCTATGGTATTTTGGATTGCCGTGTTTTCACTCACAATGGTGCTCGTTTTTGAAAATATCGGCCTTGTCCATAATCAGGTCACAATGCTGCAAAGGCCCGCGGCCTTTACACCCGCGTTCCGGTCTAACGCTTTCGCTTCTATGTTTTCAGGTATTTTCGGCACAAGCCCGACTGTATCTGCCGTTGAGAGTGCGGCTGCGATTACAGCAGGCGGACGGACAGGGATCACTTCAATTACAACCGGTTTGCTGTTTTTGGTGTCTGTCTTTTTTATTCCGTATGTGAAAATCATTCCGGATAGTGCCATTGCGCCGGTGCTTATCATTATCGGCTCGCTGATGCTGCATAACATTAAAAATATCTCGTTTCATGATATGTCCGAAGGGTTTCCGGCCTTTCTTGTCATCATCATGATTCCGTTTTCGTACAGTATTGCTGACGGAATCGGATTCGGCTTCATTGCTTATCCGGTAATGAAACTGCTATCCGGGAAACCGAAGGAAGTCTCCTTTCCGCTTTATGTCATTGCAGGTTTGTTCCTGATCAATTTCATTATGCACGGCATGGGTTAACAAAGAAAGTGGTGTCTGGCCGCCAATGCGTTGTTTCGATAACGCAGCGGGATCCAGGCACCTTTTTTTGCTGCAATGATGTAAAATGAACAGTGAGAGGACCGGAAAAAGACTGTTTGATAAACCGATTTGCAAGAGGTGGAGAAACGTTGAAAAAAATTTTATTGATAGAAGATGAACCAGCAATTGCGCGGGTATTGAAGGCATATTTGCAAAAGGAAGGGTTTCACGTGGAACAAACCGCAGAAGGCAATGAAGCTGTCATGCTGTTTGAAAAAGCACATCCGGATCTTGTGCTGCTCGATGTCATGCTGCCGGGCCGGGACGGCTGGAGTATTTTAAAAGAAATCCGCCGAAAAAGCTCAACTCCTGTCATCATGCTTACAGCATTAGGAGAAGTCGATAGCAGGCTTTCAGGCCTTAATGAAGGGGCGGACGATTATATAACAAAACCCTTCGCTGCTGATGAAGTCGTAGCAAGGGTGAAAGCGGTATTGCGCCGTTCCCGTTCAATTATGGAAGATAATGATATCATGTTTTTTGGCAGCTTGATCATCAATGAAAAGGCACATACCGTCACGCTGAATGGATTGGAAATAGCGGTGACACCGCGGGATCTGTCACTGCTTCTGTTTCTCGCCCGCCACCCGAATCAGACATTCACAAGGGAACAGCTGCTGGACCGGGTATGGGGCCTTGATTATGAGGGGAGTGACAGGGCAGTGGACCTGGCGGTGAAGCGGCTGCGGCAGGCCCTCCACAACTGGCCAGTGGAGGAAGGGGAAATCAAAACGGTCCGCGGATTGGGGTATCAGTTCAGTGTCAGTGGAAAATAACCGCAACAGAACTCCGCTGCTCCAGTATTGGACAACCCGTTATGTGGCGACACTTTTGGCTGGGCTGCTTGTGATAGGCGTTGTTTCTGCCTTTTGGATTCAGCATACAACGCTGCAAAACCGCCTTGATTTAACGAGACTGCTTGCAGAAGAAACGTCAGACCGGGTTGTCGACAGCGAAGGGACAATCATATTCGGTACGGTTTTATCAAGGGTCCTTGATGAGCGGCAGCGCATGCTCAACCTGGATACCGATATGGTTACAGCGGTTTTGAACCAGGAAGGACGTGTGCTTTTCAGCAAACCCCAGCAAGCATTCTCACGGCAGGCCGCCCCATTTCCGCCTGGCCTCCTCGCTGGCGGGGATGATACTCAAAAAATCACACTTGATGGCGGAGAGAAAGTGTATCTTGTCAAGGCGCCGATCGAGTTTAACGGTGTGACAGCAGGCTGGGTCGTCATTTTGCAGTCGGAAAGGGACCTGGAGCGTGTCAATCAGGAATTCGGATTGCTTGCGGTGATGCTTATAAGCCTCGGCCTGCTTGGCTGGGTTGTGATATATTTTCTGTCACGCAAGCTTTCGCAGCCGATAAAAGAGGTAGCAGAGGCCGCACAGCAGATTGAGAACGGAGATTATCACGTATCACTGCCGGAGGATGCAGCAGGCCGGGAAGTTCATGAACTCGTCCAATCATTCAAGGAAATGTCGCAGCGCCTTGACAACCTGGAAAAGATGAGAGCGGAACTGCTGGCAAGTGTTACCCATGAACTGAAAACACCGGTTGCATCGATAAGCGGAATCAACCAGGCCTTAAAAGATGGTGTGATTGAAGGGGAGGAAGCCAGGGAGCTTCTGGAAATCTCTTTGAAAGAGGGCAAGCGGCTTGAAGCCATGATTAAAGACTTGCTTGATTTCAACTCATTCGCAGCAGGTGCTGTCACCTTGCATCAGGATACGTATGATCTTCACTCACTTGTCAAGGAAATCGCCCATCAGTGGAAGATTCCCCAGGAAATGAAAGAACTGAAAATTGAAGTGGAGGGAGCCGGCCGCAATCTTCTCGTTCGTGCCGATGCGGCCCGCCTTCAGCAAATTATGATCAACCTGTTGAACAATGCCGTACAGGCAATGGGTGGATCTGGACAAATCCTCATTTCCCTGGAACAGGGTGGGAAAGGTGAGGCTTTGATTGAGGTGCGGGATAATGGCCCGGGCATTCCTTTAAATGAACAGGATTTGATATTTGAACGGTTTTACAGAGGGGAAGGAAAAAAACATAAAATACGCGGACTGGGAATCGGCCTTCCATACAGCCGGATGCTGGCCCGGGCGATGGGCGGCGATTTGCTTTTGAATGAAAGCAATGAATGTGGAACGGCTTTTTTATTGAAGCTTCCGCTTGCCGGATAGATTGATGTACTGACTTGGTTCTGTGAATGAAAATGGAACAGCCTGGACCCGGCTGTTCCATTTTCATTTAAGCACCCAAAAAACTCCTGTGGTCGTAATTCTAAAACGATCGCTTAATTTCCAGCTCCATCACCATACTCATTCAGCTTCTCCTTCATTTCATTTACATTGGTATCACTATACCTCGCTGTACCGGCTCCGCCGCTTTCCGCGAGTAATGCTTTCACTTCGTTATACGTTAATCCGGAGTTTGCATTTGCCTTTTTGACGGCTTCGATATCTGTCCCGGCACTTGTCAGCTTTTTACCGTGATATTCCATTTGGTCCCCTCCTTATCGTGTTTTTACCGTATAAGTTAAATGTGCACCGTCCTCCTTGCTGTTATGCATGGTGGAGAAATTGCGAACCGTGACATGCACCCAGCCCGGAAAACTGCATAACATGAGTAGAGACGAACAAGAAAGGGGCTTTTTAAGGTCATGTACTTTGACGAGAGACAATTTTATCAGTTTCCTCAAACTCCTCCGCCGGGAGGAATGTTCCCCGGGTTTCCTCCAGGGCAGCCGCCGGGTGCGGGCATGCCTTATCCAGGAGGCGGGGGGCAGCCGGGAGCGGGAGCACCGCCGACAACTCCGCCGCCGTCATTCACGCCGCAATTGACACAGGCACAGACATTGGGTACTGAAGCGGGGGTTTTCGCTGTCGATCCGGGATCAATCAGGCGCTGCCTGTACCGTTTCACGTATATTTGGCTCGATAACTACCGTTCGTTCTGGTTTTATCCGACTTTCCTTGGCCGCAGATCAATTGCCGGGTACCGCTGGAACGGCTTTAGATGGGTCTATTTCGGTACGGATTTACGGAGGATCCGTTCGTTCCAATGCTTCTAATGAATTGCTTGAATTATTTATAAACGAAAAAACGTGTAGATCCATGGGATCTACACGTTTTTGCTTTTGGCAAATGCCTGTTTTGGAAACAGTCTGTTTTCCATTTTGCGGAATAGTCGTGTCTTTGCAAATGAAAAGATGATAAGTGCTGTCCAGATAAATGAAAATGCGGCCATCTCCACCGATGTAAACGGTTCGTTATATAAAAATACACCGAGTATGAGTGTCAGGGTCGGGGCAAGGTACTGCAAAAATCCGACCATTGTCAGTGTTACCCTGCGGGCGGCAGAAGCAAAAAGAAGCAGCGGTACAGCCGTTGCAACACCTGCGCCGATCAGGAGCGGGACGGTGGCCGTTCCGTCCAATAAAAAAGAACTCTGACCGGCCTGGTGCAGCATGACCACATAGAAAAGGGCAACAGGTGTCAAAATCATTGTTTCAATGGCAAGGCCTGTCAGCGACCCGGCATTGACCATTTTTTTGAACAGTCCGTATAAACCGAAGCTGATGGCAAGGGAAAGTGCTGCCCATGGAACGTCACCATAAGACAGGGTCATGATCAGGACGCCGGTTGCAGCCAGAATGAACGAGATGACCTGCCAGCGGGAAAGGGTTTCCTTCAACACGATAATCCCCAGCATGACGCTGACCAGCGGATTGATATAATAGCCGAGACTCGCTTCAATGACATGGTCGTTGTTGACCGCCCAGATATATGTGAACCAGTTGATGCTGATGAACAGGGAAGCAAGAATGATGCCAAGAAACTGTTTTTTTCTCGAGATGATTTCTTTTAGCTCTTTAATGAATGTTTTTCCTTTTCCCATCATCAACAGAATGGCTGCCGTAAAGACAAATGACCAGATGAACCGGTGGGCGAGCACTTCGTCAGATGGAACGTGGCCGACAAGCTTCCAGTAAAGCGGAAGCAGTCCCCATAAAAAATAAGCGGAAGCACCGTAACCGATTCCCTTCAAACTTTCTTTCTGTTCTTCCTCCATACTCCCGCCTCCAATAGTCCCGACATATCGGGTTCTTTCTATTTTATAACTCCGTCAATTCCTCACTTCTCCAAAAACCGCTCAAATCGGCATGCTTGATGCCGTGTAAAAATTTCTTGCGGATATCAGGGTACTGGAGACTGAGGGTTTTGACCAGATTTTTTATCTCTTCGCGCCTTGTCTGTTTGTCGGCCGGGCACGGATTGTGGACGATCGGGATTTGTTTTGATTCGACAAATCGGATGATCGCCTGTTCCTCAAGATAAATCATCGGCCGGATGACCGTAATTCCGGATTGGTCCTGATACGTTTTAGGCTGGAATGTTCCAAGCCGGCCGTTGAAAAAGAAGTTCATGAAAAACGTTTCAAGCGCATCATCAAGATGATGGCCGAGTGCAACTTTATTGCAGCCGAGCTTTTTGGCGGCATCGTTCAAAATGCCGCTCCGCATATTTGCGCATAGCGAGCAAGGATTTTTTTCCTTCCGCACTTCAAACAGGATTTTGCCAACGGCTGTATCCAGCACGTGAAGCGGCTGACCGAGCGCATCTGTAAATTCCTTCATCGGATCGAGATCCGTGTCGGGAAATCCGAGTGAAAGAGAAATCGGGACAATCTCAAAGTCAATCGGCAGCCGCCGCTGCAGCATCGTCAGGATGTACAGCAGGGTGGAGCTGTCTTTTCCTCCGGACAGGCCGACGGCGATCCTGTCTCCGTCTTCAATTAACTTAAAATCCATCATGGCTTTTTTTACTGGATTGAGCAGCCGTTTGTTCGTTGTATTTGAGAGAGCCAGTTCCATTGTTACGTCTCCTTATCTCTTATTCTTACTTAGTATAAGGACATCAGGGCTGATAGACAACAAAAAAACCCGAAAATGGTATATATAATCGGGGTGGAAAAATATTATTCGACAAGTGACAGGCACCACGCCTACACCGTCTGCTTCAGTTGCCTGAATTCCCGGGGAGTTATGCCGTTCAGCTTTTTAAAAAGCGCTGTGTAGTAGCTCTGGTTGCAGAACTTGAACAAAAAGGATATGCCGGATATCGAGGTGTTCGTATGGAGCAGAAAATACTTTGATTCTTCAATTCTTTTTTTATTGATGAATTCGGTGATGGTAAGGCCGGTTTCCTTCTTGAAGCGGCTGGACAAGTAGTTCGGGTGAACATAAATCCTGCTGGCGATGACCTCAAGGGACAGTTCTTCGAGAATATTCTCATAGATGTAGGAAATGGCGAGATTTACAGGATGGCTGTATGTATTTGAGCTGCTCTCTTCATGCTGTGTTTTAATGAAATGGGCCAGCATTTCGTATTCCATTTGATTGAGCCTGTCAAGGTCATTTGTTTTTTCAAGTTCCATAATATAGGCATCGCTCAAATGGAAGGCGGTTTCCGGGTCGACTCCCCCTTTGATGATTGCCCGTGTAAACAGGGTGCAGACTGCGATCAATGCATTTTTTCGGGAGCGGATCGGGTTTGCTGCCAGCGTCGCCCCTTCCAGCTGGTTGATTTCCTTCAGAATGGCATGGGCCAGCTCGTCATTTCCCATTGTTATGGCATCCGTCAATTTCAGTTCCATTTCATATGGGGGATGGATGTAATTTTCCTGTCTGTTATGGATCCGGGAAGAAAGGAACTGCTGAATGACGGAGGGATTGATTGAAGTTTTCAAGTTTCCGCCTCCTATATGTAATAATTTTAATAAAAATCTTAAAATTTTAATATAAGTGTAAGCGTTTTCTTACTAGAATGCAAGTAAGTTCAAGAACTTCAATACGAAATAGGGGGCGTCAATACATGAAAAAATGGCTGTCCGTTTTACTAGCACTTGCACTTGTTGCCGGTTTCCTTGCTGCGTGCAGCGGCGGGGAAGAGGAAGAAAACGCAGGCGGATCTGAAACAGAGGAAACAGAGGGAACAGATGAAAATGCCACAGAAGGCGAAAGCTCCGGTGAAAAAGTCACATTGAAATTCGCAGCGCAGAATGACAACACACCAGCAACTCAAATGGTGATTGACGAGTTCAACAGCAGCCAGGATAAGTATGAGGTCGAATGGGTCCAGATGACCAATGATTCAGGCCAGATGCATGACCAGCTTCTAACTTCCCTTTCCAGCGGTTCTGATGAGTATGACATTATTTCAATGGACGTTGTGTGGGCAGGAGAATTTGCAGGCGGCGGCTATCTTGAGCCGATCGACACGTATATGAACGATGCTGATATGAGCAAGGATGATTTCAACAGCGGCTCGATGGATTCAGGCAATTATAAAGGAAAACAATTCACGCTTCCATTCTTCCCTGACCTTGGACTGCTTTACTTCCGCAGTGATATCGTCAGCGAAGAAGATGCCAACAAGCTGATCAGCGGCGACTATACGTATGAAGAGCTTGGTGCGATGGCTGATAAGTACACAGGAGAACAGGGAACAAAATACGGTTTCCTTTACCAGTCCAAGCAATATGAAGGGCTTACCGTTAATGCAACTGAATTCACAAACTCTTTTGAAGATGTAAAAGGCGGCCTTGAGCAGATGTATGCTTTTACAACTGCTGATTGGGCCCCGAAGGATCTTTTGAACTTCACTGAAGGTGAAACCCATACAAACTTTGAACAGGGCAACGCGGTATTTGCCCGGAACTGGCCTTATCAGTTTGGCCGCATCAAAGGCGAAGAAGACGGTGTCACTGTAAAAGTCGACCAGGTCGGCATCGCTCCGCTTCCAAACGGCGGGTCTGTCGGCGGCTGGCTGCTTGGCATCAACAAAAATGCCAAAGATGTGGAAGGCGCTTGGGAATTCATCAAGTTCGTAGCAGGTGAAGAGGGGCAGAAGATCATGTCCACTGAAGGCGGATATATCCCTGGCTATAATGCATTGCTTGAAGACGAAGAAGTAATCCAGGCAAATGACATGCTTTCTTACGAAGGATTCAATAATGCTCTTGGCAATACAATCGCGCGTCCTGTGTCCCCTGATTATTCTAAAGTGTCTGATACCATCCAGGTTGAGACACATAAGTACTTAAGTTCAGGTGACGGGCTTGATGCTGCAGTAGAAGCGATCAATGGGGCAGTTAGTGAAGAATGAAACTGACTGCAGGAACAGAAGAAGGCTCTAATTTCGGTTAGAGCCTTTTTTTACACAAATTTTTAACTTGTATAGACACGATTGTGCAGCGGCCCTTGTATCAAGGGAGGCATGCGTTACGGAAGGAAAATATTTTGCTGAGGTAATCTCCGATTCAGCATCAAAAGTGAAAAGAGGTGTTCGGAATGAAAAAGACGGGATTTAAAGAGTATTTATTCATTGTCCCGGTCGTGCTGTTAATCGGGGTATTTTCCCTCTGGCCGGTCATCCAGTCTTTTACGTATACATTTTTCGACTACCAGCTGAATGATCAGCAAAAGTCGGGCCTTTATTTGAATGAACGTTTTAATTTTGAGTTATATGATGAAACCCAGATGTATTTGACGATGTTCCTTGAGGAAGACCGCAAAGACATTACCGATAACCCGGATCTGCAGGCTGAAATCGACCAGCTCCTGGAAAGAATCGAGGAAAAAGAAAAAGAGTTTGAAGGAAGAGAAGGCGTCGAGAAAATTACGGATGCCGAGCGGGACGATTTAGAAGCTTTATCGAAAGAAGCAACGAATGTTGTTGACCAAATAACGGCTGATTATGACACGCCCAATAAAGAAAACCTTCCGCTCATTGTGGAGGATATCGAAAACAGTATTGTGCCGTCCAACTTTATCGGCCTTGAAGGGTACAAACAAGCCATGACGGATAAACGGCTATGGCTCTCCGCCTGGAACACGGTGGAATTCACCTTCATCTCCGTTTTCCTTGAGCTTATCCTGGGGCTTGCCCTGGCGATGATCATGAACAAAGCGATGCGGGGTCAGGGAATTATCCGTACGACATCTCTCATTCCTTGGGCGATTCCGACTGCGGTAGCTGCGTTAATGTGGAGTTACTTATATGACGGCAGCAGCGGCATCGTCGCCCACTTTTTTGAGATGATCGGGCTTGTCGATGATTCACGTGAACTGCTGCTTACCGGTTCAGGTGCGATGGCATCGACCATTCTGGCGGACGTCTGGAAAACGACGCCGTATATGGCGCTTTTGCTGCTGGCAGGCCTGCAGAATATATCAAAATCCCTGTATGAAGCAGCCGAAATTGACGGAGCCAATAAGATCCAGTCCTTTTTCAAAGTGACACTGCCCTTATTAAAACCTTCTATCCTTGTCGCCCTGCTTTTCCGTACGCTCGATGCCTTCCGCGTTTTTGATCTGATCTATGTCCT
Coding sequences:
- a CDS encoding bifunctional metallophosphatase/5'-nucleotidase, coding for MAGSQNITLIQMNDTHGYLEPHAEVFFEENGPVTRTAGGFARMASTVKKIKDETDGQALFFDSGDTFHGTFLPVESKGEAMIPILNVLGLDGMTGHWDFAYTPDRLKTLQQSLNYPVLACNVFDAGTNEYYFKPYIIKETGSVKAAVIGLACPYVGSQMPKHFAKGVYFKEAEKELPYLIHKVKQEENADIVILLSHQGFAQDMELLKEVRGIDVILSGHTHNRLYEPVQFGNTLVIQSGAHGSFLGRLDLKVSNGRVISHHHELIEITPDIPEDPEVKKQVENALEPYRGKLSEKAGTTFSLLFRGMNIESTTDNFLMNALLDYSGADLAFSHGWRYGAPIPPGEVTVNDLYNIVPMNPAVMTAELSGAEILLMLEEAIETTYSRDPYRQSNGYMKRGLGYKAYVKLENPHGLRVEQLFIGNEKLNPDKTYKAVYITKQGIPEKYGRNRSTLNQPAVEIMKQYLSKHPDLKQGYVGTYEII
- a CDS encoding NCS2 family permease, which codes for MRNTFEQHFKLKEEETTFGKEVLAGFVAFFTVVYIIAVNSAILSEAGIPIEAAVLATIFTSAAGSILIGLWANAPMVLVPGMGVNAMFSYTIVQAMGLTWQQGLAVVFISGLFYTVIAFTPLTGILSRAIPDSLKDSITVGLGLFLALIGLEKGGIVQKGEHSILALGDIGEPAVLLSIVTLLIAAALFAWNVPANFLISIVIGTALSVFTGVTDMHGTGGPAPKQSGFGEVFMSMDFGNSFSMVFWIAVFSLTMVLVFENIGLVHNQVTMLQRPAAFTPAFRSNAFASMFSGIFGTSPTVSAVESAAAITAGGRTGITSITTGLLFLVSVFFIPYVKIIPDSAIAPVLIIIGSLMLHNIKNISFHDMSEGFPAFLVIIMIPFSYSIADGIGFGFIAYPVMKLLSGKPKEVSFPLYVIAGLFLINFIMHGMG
- a CDS encoding response regulator transcription factor, yielding MKKILLIEDEPAIARVLKAYLQKEGFHVEQTAEGNEAVMLFEKAHPDLVLLDVMLPGRDGWSILKEIRRKSSTPVIMLTALGEVDSRLSGLNEGADDYITKPFAADEVVARVKAVLRRSRSIMEDNDIMFFGSLIINEKAHTVTLNGLEIAVTPRDLSLLLFLARHPNQTFTREQLLDRVWGLDYEGSDRAVDLAVKRLRQALHNWPVEEGEIKTVRGLGYQFSVSGK
- a CDS encoding HAMP domain-containing sensor histidine kinase, translating into MSVENNRNRTPLLQYWTTRYVATLLAGLLVIGVVSAFWIQHTTLQNRLDLTRLLAEETSDRVVDSEGTIIFGTVLSRVLDERQRMLNLDTDMVTAVLNQEGRVLFSKPQQAFSRQAAPFPPGLLAGGDDTQKITLDGGEKVYLVKAPIEFNGVTAGWVVILQSERDLERVNQEFGLLAVMLISLGLLGWVVIYFLSRKLSQPIKEVAEAAQQIENGDYHVSLPEDAAGREVHELVQSFKEMSQRLDNLEKMRAELLASVTHELKTPVASISGINQALKDGVIEGEEARELLEISLKEGKRLEAMIKDLLDFNSFAAGAVTLHQDTYDLHSLVKEIAHQWKIPQEMKELKIEVEGAGRNLLVRADAARLQQIMINLLNNAVQAMGGSGQILISLEQGGKGEALIEVRDNGPGIPLNEQDLIFERFYRGEGKKHKIRGLGIGLPYSRMLARAMGGDLLLNESNECGTAFLLKLPLAG
- the rarD gene encoding EamA family transporter RarD, with amino-acid sequence MEEEQKESLKGIGYGASAYFLWGLLPLYWKLVGHVPSDEVLAHRFIWSFVFTAAILLMMGKGKTFIKELKEIISRKKQFLGIILASLFISINWFTYIWAVNNDHVIEASLGYYINPLVSVMLGIIVLKETLSRWQVISFILAATGVLIMTLSYGDVPWAALSLAISFGLYGLFKKMVNAGSLTGLAIETMILTPVALFYVVMLHQAGQSSFLLDGTATVPLLIGAGVATAVPLLLFASAARRVTLTMVGFLQYLAPTLTLILGVFLYNEPFTSVEMAAFSFIWTALIIFSFAKTRLFRKMENRLFPKQAFAKSKNV
- a CDS encoding ATP-binding protein; amino-acid sequence: MELALSNTTNKRLLNPVKKAMMDFKLIEDGDRIAVGLSGGKDSSTLLYILTMLQRRLPIDFEIVPISLSLGFPDTDLDPMKEFTDALGQPLHVLDTAVGKILFEVRKEKNPCSLCANMRSGILNDAAKKLGCNKVALGHHLDDALETFFMNFFFNGRLGTFQPKTYQDQSGITVIRPMIYLEEQAIIRFVESKQIPIVHNPCPADKQTRREEIKNLVKTLSLQYPDIRKKFLHGIKHADLSGFWRSEELTEL
- a CDS encoding helix-turn-helix transcriptional regulator encodes the protein MKTSINPSVIQQFLSSRIHNRQENYIHPPYEMELKLTDAITMGNDELAHAILKEINQLEGATLAANPIRSRKNALIAVCTLFTRAIIKGGVDPETAFHLSDAYIMELEKTNDLDRLNQMEYEMLAHFIKTQHEESSSNTYSHPVNLAISYIYENILEELSLEVIASRIYVHPNYLSSRFKKETGLTITEFINKKRIEESKYFLLHTNTSISGISFLFKFCNQSYYTALFKKLNGITPREFRQLKQTV
- a CDS encoding extracellular solute-binding protein; this encodes MKKWLSVLLALALVAGFLAACSGGEEEENAGGSETEETEGTDENATEGESSGEKVTLKFAAQNDNTPATQMVIDEFNSSQDKYEVEWVQMTNDSGQMHDQLLTSLSSGSDEYDIISMDVVWAGEFAGGGYLEPIDTYMNDADMSKDDFNSGSMDSGNYKGKQFTLPFFPDLGLLYFRSDIVSEEDANKLISGDYTYEELGAMADKYTGEQGTKYGFLYQSKQYEGLTVNATEFTNSFEDVKGGLEQMYAFTTADWAPKDLLNFTEGETHTNFEQGNAVFARNWPYQFGRIKGEEDGVTVKVDQVGIAPLPNGGSVGGWLLGINKNAKDVEGAWEFIKFVAGEEGQKIMSTEGGYIPGYNALLEDEEVIQANDMLSYEGFNNALGNTIARPVSPDYSKVSDTIQVETHKYLSSGDGLDAAVEAINGAVSEE
- a CDS encoding carbohydrate ABC transporter permease, with protein sequence MKKTGFKEYLFIVPVVLLIGVFSLWPVIQSFTYTFFDYQLNDQQKSGLYLNERFNFELYDETQMYLTMFLEEDRKDITDNPDLQAEIDQLLERIEEKEKEFEGREGVEKITDAERDDLEALSKEATNVVDQITADYDTPNKENLPLIVEDIENSIVPSNFIGLEGYKQAMTDKRLWLSAWNTVEFTFISVFLELILGLALAMIMNKAMRGQGIIRTTSLIPWAIPTAVAALMWSYLYDGSSGIVAHFFEMIGLVDDSRELLLTGSGAMASTILADVWKTTPYMALLLLAGLQNISKSLYEAAEIDGANKIQSFFKVTLPLLKPSILVALLFRTLDAFRVFDLIYVLTGGGPGGATETLSIYGYKAMFGQTNFGYGSVIVMVMFVCVAIIATIYVKFLGTNLMDKN